The window TCGCGCCCGCGATGGACGAGGGCGGGAGCATCATCAACATCTCCTCGCTCGCGGCGCGGCTCTCGATGGCGAATCTGCCGGCGTACTCGGCGGCGAAGGGCGGCGTCGAGGCCTTTACGCGGGCATCGGCGAAGGAACTCGCGCCGGAGATTCGGGTCAACGCTATCGCGCCCGGCTTCTTCATTACGCCGCAAAACGAGGAGACCTACGCCGACGGAACCGAGAAGCGCGAGCGCATCGACGAGCGGACGCCGCTGGGGCGGGTCGGCGAGCGCGAGGAACTCATCGGCGCAGCGATCTACCTCGCGAGCGACGCGTCCTCGTTCGTCACCGGCGAAGTACTGACGGTCGACGGCGGATTCGCCGACAGCGCGTTCTGACGGGGTCGAACCGATACCCGTGATAACGGCAAACCGGGGAGTCGCTCCGTCGCAGTTGTCCTGCGAATCGCCGACGATTGTACTGCCGGAAACACCCACCTTATTCCGGTTTTGACGCCCCTGACGACGATTATTCTAGGCGTACTGACCGGAAGATACATATATTATGTTTAATTCATACACTTGTGTGCCAATGCGCAACATCAACAGGGGTGAGACTATGTCACGCCCACCCGACAGCGGCTCGTCGCGACAGGTGAGCCGTCGCCGCGTACTGCAAGCGACGGGCGCTGCCGGATTGACCGGTATCGCCGGCTGTACCGGATACGTCGGTAGTTCGCGGGACGGCGTCGAGTACTGGACCCTCTTCGGCGGCGGCGACGGGGCCGTCATGGAGGCGATGGTCGACGAGATCAACGCGGGCGACGAGTACGACCTCCAGATCAACCGCCAGCGGGTCCCGTGGGACGAACACTACGGTCGGCTCTACACCTCGATGGTCGGCGGGAACCCGCCCGACGTCGCGGTGATGCACTCGCGGATGATGCGGGACTACGAGGACAGCATCGTCCCGGTTACCGACGAAATCGGCCTCGAGCCGTACCTCGAGGAGGTCGCCCAGGGCGGCGTCGTCGACGGTGAACAGCTCGCCGTTCCGCTGGATACGCACCCGTTCGGGCTCTACTACAACAAGGAAGTGTTCGAGGAAGCGGGGCTCGATCCGGAGGACCCGCCGAACACGGCCGACCGGTTCTACGAGTGCGCCAACGCGATCGTCGAGAACACGGACTACTACGCCTTCGACTACTTCGAGGGCCAGTTTCACGCCGAAGTCATGCGGATGCTGTTGCACGGCCGCGGCGGGCAGATCCTCACCGAGGACTACGAGCCCGCCTTCGACACCGACGACGGCCACGCGGTCGTCCAGGAGATGCACGACTGGGTGCACGAACACGAGTGGGCCCCCGTCGACCCAGGGACCGGCTGGGACGCGTGGAACCGCGGCGAGGTCGGCATGAAGATCGAAGGGACGTGGCACATCAGTATCGTCCGCGAGGCGGGCTTCGAGTTCGGCCTGACGGAACCGTTCATCATGCCCGAGGCGGACAGCCCCGTCACGGTCGGCGACAGTCACATGCTGATCATCCCGCAAAGCGACGAGCGCGACCAGGCGCGACTCGAGGACGCGATCGAGACCGTTCGCCTGCTCACACAGGAGTTCAACGCCCGGTGGGGATCCGAGGCCGGTCACCTCCCCGCCAGCAAGGAGGCGATCGAGAGCGACGACCTTCGGGAGTCCGACACGTGGGACCAGACGCTCGAGACGTTCTACGGGATGGTCGAGAACGACCAGTTCATCCGGCCGCCCGCGACGCCGAACGTCGAGGAGTACACGGAACAGATCTACCAGCCGCTCGACGACATGCGCGCCGGCAACATGGCGCCCGAAGCAGTGATCGAAACCGCCACCGAGGGCGTCAGACAAACGTTCAACAGGAGATAACATGGCACAAGCAACCCAACAAACCGACGCGAACGCGGACGAATCGGGACCCGTCGACCTCTCGGAGTCGTCGGTCCGTGAGCTACTCGCGGGAGGTACCTTCGCACTTCCCTATCTCCTGATCGCCGGGACGTTCCTGTTCGGACCGCTGCTGCTCGCGCTGTACATGAGCTTCCACGACTGGAACGCACTCGATCCGGCTCAGTCGCAGTTCATCGGCCTCGAGAACTACCGGGTCCTGCTGTCGGATCCGGACTTCTGGAACGCGCTGCGAAACACCGTCTACTTCGTCGTCCTCACGGTGCCGCCGATCGTTATCGGCTCGCTGTTTCTGGCGCTCGGCGTCAACCGCGACGTGAAGGGCAAGTGGCTGTTGCGGACGATTTTCTTCAGTCCGTACGTGCTGACCGTCGCGGTCGTCGGACTGCTGTGGACCGAGATTTTCAGCGCCTCGGGACTGGTGCCCTACTACGTCGGCGGCGGCAACTGGCTGACCGACCATCAACTCGCGATGCCGGCGATCGCCATCGCGACGATCTGGTGGCAACTCGCGTTCAACTTCATCATCCTGCTGGCCGCGCGCCAGAACGTGTCGGATCGCCTCTACGAGGCGGCGAAACTGGACGGTGCGAGCACCTGGCGGATGATGCGCGATATCACGATTCCGCAGATGCAGAATCCGCTGATATTCGTCGTCATCGTGACGTTCGTCGGCTCCTTCCAGGTGTTCGGACAGCCCTTTATTATGACCGACGGCGGCCCGTCGTTCTCGACGACGACGATCGTCCTGTACCTCTACGACACGGCCTTTACGGGCCGGCAGTTCGGGTACGCCGCCGCGGTCGGTTACGTCCTCTTTATGATCCTGATCGCCGTGTCAGCAACCAGCTACTACTTCCTCGGAGGTGATAACCGATGAGCGTCGAATCGCGCGGCCTCTTCGACGAGGTCTCGCTGTCGAACACCCGTCTGCGGACGATCGCCCTGTACGTGGGGCTCTACGGGACGGCGGCGCTGTTCCTGATCCCGTACTGGTACATGTTCGCGACGTCGTTCATGACGCGCGATCTGGTCTACGCGGAGGTGCCGTACCTGATCCCGTGGGACCTGACGCTGTACTGGTACGAGTACCTCCTGACGAACTCGCTGATCGTCCAGTGGACCGTCAATACGGTCATCCTGGCCGGAATCACGACGGCGGTCGTGATCCTGGTCGACGCGATGATCGCGTACTCGCTGACCCGACTCGAGTGGCCCGGCCGCCGCGCTATCTTCGCGGTCATCGTGGCGAGTTTCATGGTGCCGGGCATCGTCAACCTCGTCCCGGTCTACATCATCGTCAGCGAACTCGGCCTCGTCAACTCCGTCTGGGGCGTCGTACTCCCCAGCGCGGCCAATCCGCTCGGCGTGTTCATGCTCGTCCAGTTCTTCAAGGACATTCCCGAGGAGTTGGAGGAGGCGGCCCGCCTCGACGGGTTCTCGCGCCTGCGGATCTTCACCCACATCGTGTTACCGCTGATGCGGTCGGCGCTGGCCGCACTGGGGCTGTTCATCTTCATCTGGACGTGGAACGCCTTCGTCTGGCCGCTGCTGATCTTCCAGAGCGACGCGATGTACACGCTGCCGATCGGGCTGGTGACGCTGCAGGACAACCTCGGCGTCACCGAACCGGGCGTCATCATGACCTCGGCGGTCGTCGCCTCGGTGCCGCTCCTGTTGGTGTTCCTGGTCATGCAGCGCCACCTCGTCCGCGCGGTCGAAATGCAGGGGACCACGAAGTGATCCACGATGCGCCAACAACAGATCCAACCGCAATCGAGCGACCTCGACCCGATGTACGCCTCGCTCCGGCGAACGACGCGGTTCGTCTGGGACAACCTCGTCGAGGTAGTCCAGATCAGCCTCGCGTGGTTCCTCGCGGCGCTGCCGATCGTCACGATCGGGCCGGCGACGGTCGGGGCCTACCGCGCCGTGCTCTCGCTTCGCGAAGGCGACGGCGAGTCGGCAGACGGCATCGATTGGCCGGCAGTCCTCGAGACCGTCCGCGCGGGGTTCGTCCACGCGACGCTGCTGTCGTTCGTCCCGCTCGTGTTGCTCGTGAGTGCGGCCAACTACGTGCTGGCGTACCTCGCGAGTGGCTCGGTGACGGCGGGCCTGCTCGGCTTGGGCTGTCTGTACGCGGGGCTGTACGCCGGCCTCGTCTCGATGCCGACCCTGCTGGGGCTGGCGTCGGGGAAACCCGTCCTCGAGGCGTTCGCGGACGGCTACCGCTGGACGGCCCGTCACGCGGTCGGCGCGGTCGCCCTCGGCGTCGTGACGGTCGTCCTGTTCGTCGTCAGTTCGTTGCTAACCGTCGCCGTCGCGGTGTTGTTCGCCGGCGTCGCGTTTGCGCTGCACGTCGAGTTCGTCGCGAGCGTCTCGGCGCCGGCCGAGGCGAGCCCGGTCGCCACGGAGGTGACCGACGCGTGAGCGGGATCGACGACCGAACGCGGATCGGCACCCCGGAGACGGGCGAAGCAGGTGCAATCGCGGCCAGCGCAGTTGCATCGACGGCAACGATCGAAAACGACGCGCACGACGCGCGAACGGTGCTACGACAATGAGCGACGCAAACGAACTCAGCGACACGAACATCGAAGCGGCATCGACGGCGGAGACAACTACGGACGGGGAATCGGCCTCCGTCACGTTCGACGACGTCCGGAAGGTCTACCTCGACGACTTCGTCGCGATCGAGCAGTTCAACGCCCACATCGAGGACGGCGAGTTCATCACTATCGTCGGCCCCTCCGGTTCGGGCAAGTCGACGCTGCTGCGGATGATCGCCGGCTTAGAGGAGATTACGGACGGCGACATCAGAATCGGCGACGAGAGCATCAAGGGCGTCGAACCGCAGGATCGTGGCATCGCGATGGTGTTCCAGAACTACGCGCTGTACCCGCACATGTCCGTCCGGAAGAACATGTCCTACGGGCTGAAGCTGACGA is drawn from Halopiger aswanensis and contains these coding sequences:
- a CDS encoding extracellular solute-binding protein, yielding MSRPPDSGSSRQVSRRRVLQATGAAGLTGIAGCTGYVGSSRDGVEYWTLFGGGDGAVMEAMVDEINAGDEYDLQINRQRVPWDEHYGRLYTSMVGGNPPDVAVMHSRMMRDYEDSIVPVTDEIGLEPYLEEVAQGGVVDGEQLAVPLDTHPFGLYYNKEVFEEAGLDPEDPPNTADRFYECANAIVENTDYYAFDYFEGQFHAEVMRMLLHGRGGQILTEDYEPAFDTDDGHAVVQEMHDWVHEHEWAPVDPGTGWDAWNRGEVGMKIEGTWHISIVREAGFEFGLTEPFIMPEADSPVTVGDSHMLIIPQSDERDQARLEDAIETVRLLTQEFNARWGSEAGHLPASKEAIESDDLRESDTWDQTLETFYGMVENDQFIRPPATPNVEEYTEQIYQPLDDMRAGNMAPEAVIETATEGVRQTFNRR
- a CDS encoding carbohydrate ABC transporter permease translates to MAQATQQTDANADESGPVDLSESSVRELLAGGTFALPYLLIAGTFLFGPLLLALYMSFHDWNALDPAQSQFIGLENYRVLLSDPDFWNALRNTVYFVVLTVPPIVIGSLFLALGVNRDVKGKWLLRTIFFSPYVLTVAVVGLLWTEIFSASGLVPYYVGGGNWLTDHQLAMPAIAIATIWWQLAFNFIILLAARQNVSDRLYEAAKLDGASTWRMMRDITIPQMQNPLIFVVIVTFVGSFQVFGQPFIMTDGGPSFSTTTIVLYLYDTAFTGRQFGYAAAVGYVLFMILIAVSATSYYFLGGDNR
- a CDS encoding carbohydrate ABC transporter permease, with the translated sequence MSVESRGLFDEVSLSNTRLRTIALYVGLYGTAALFLIPYWYMFATSFMTRDLVYAEVPYLIPWDLTLYWYEYLLTNSLIVQWTVNTVILAGITTAVVILVDAMIAYSLTRLEWPGRRAIFAVIVASFMVPGIVNLVPVYIIVSELGLVNSVWGVVLPSAANPLGVFMLVQFFKDIPEELEEAARLDGFSRLRIFTHIVLPLMRSALAALGLFIFIWTWNAFVWPLLIFQSDAMYTLPIGLVTLQDNLGVTEPGVIMTSAVVASVPLLLVFLVMQRHLVRAVEMQGTTK